In the genome of Luteitalea pratensis, the window GCGTCCATGCCGAGTGTGCTGGCCGAGATCGGCTTCGTGAGCACGCCCGACGAGGGCGGGCGCCTGAAGACCGCGAAGTATCGGCAGGAGATCGCGGAAGCGCTCCGCGATGCGGTGATCCGCTACCAGCGATCGCTCAAGGGCAATACCACGACCGCCTCCAGGTAGGGACGCCTCTCCGAGGCGTCCATGACCTCTCCGAGGCGTCCATGACCTCTCCGAGGCGTCCATGACCTCTCCGAGGCGTCCATGACCTCTTTGGGGCGTCCATGACCTTTCCGCGACGTCGCCGGCCAGCCATGGACCGCTCCGAGAAGCGGGTCCCTACCTCTCCGTAAGCGAGATGTGCTGCTCGGCGTCCTTCTCCGGACCGCCCCATCCGAGGCGGTGCTTCACCAGCACGAGGACACCGCCGAGCACGGCCCCGAGCATCACCGACGCGAGCACGGCGATGAAGACGATGCCGATGGAGCCCATCAGGACGTCGGCCACGCCCTTGGCCGGGGTGATCGGCCCGACCTCCACGCGTGTGCCTGCCGGCGCGTCCTTCTGGATCGACATCAGGGGCACCTGCTGCGGCGGCACACCAGGCGCACGCAGGATACCCGTGCCCGCGGGAGGGCCGGAAGGCATCGCCGGCTGAGTCGCGGGATTGTCCTTCGTCGCGTCGCGAGGAGTCGGTGGGGCCGGCGGCGGCGCATCCGACTTCGGCTGTGCGGGAGCCTGCGATCCGCCTTCGCCAAGGCTAGGGCGGACGGACATCGTCAGCCCCAGCTCGCCGACGACCGCGCGAGCTCGATCAGCGTACGAACGGCGACGCCAGTCGGGCCCTTCGGCTGGTACGGCTTCGGCTCGTCGGCCCACGCCGTGCCAGCGATGTCCAGATGCGCCCAGGAGGTGTCGCCGATGAAGGCCTTGAGGAACAGCGCAGCGCTGATGGCGCCACCATAGCGAGTGCCCGCCGCGTTCACCATGTCGGCGATGTCGCTCTTGAGCAGCTCCTTGTAGTCGTCGGTCATCGGCAGCGGCCACAGGAAGTCGCCACCACGCACGCTGGCCGCCTGCACCGTGTCGCGCCATGTGTCGGGCGAACCGAAGAGGCCGGACGCGACACGGCCGAGCGCCACGGCACATGCGCCCGTCAACGTCGCGATGTCCACCATGTGCGTCGCGCCCAGTTGCCTGGCGTACCACAAGGCATCGCCGAGGATGAGGCGTCCTTCGGCGTCGGTGTTGGTGATCTCGACGGTCAGTCCGCTCGCACCCGTGAGGATGTCACCTGGACGGAATGCCGCACCGCTCGGCATGTTCTCCACCGACGGGATGACGCCGATCACCTTGCCTGGTGCGCCGGTCCGGGCGATGGCGTGGAAGGCGCCGAGCACGGCGGCTCCTCCGCACATGTCGTACTTCATCTTGTCCATGTTGTCGGCAGGCTTGATCGAGATGCCGCCGGTGTCGAACGTGACCGCCTTGCCCACCAGCGCGAGCACCGGTCCTACGGAGGCCTCCGCCGGTTCGTAGGTCAGCACGATCATGCGTGGCGCGTGCACGCTGCCCTGGGCCACGCCGAGCAGCAGGCCCATGTGCTTCTCGCGCAGTTGGGCCTCGTCGAGCACGTCGACCTGCACGGGTGTCCCCACGAACAGGGCCTTCGCGCGATCGGCGAGCACAGCCGGCGTGAGGACGTTGGGCGGCTCGTGGGCAACGGCGCGCGCGACGTTGACGGCCTCGCCCAGCACCGATCCAAGCGCCACCGCATCAGCCAGGGACTCTGCTCCCCCGGTCGAGACGACGATGGCCCCTGACTGCAGATCGGCGAGCTTGCGATCGCGTGTCTTGTAGGCGTCGACGTGGAAGGCGGCGAGTGTCACGCCCTCGGCCAGCGCCCTGACAGTCGCTTCGCCTTGCAGCGGGCCATGCGCCACGATGGCCACCCGGCCCTGGCCCCGTGTGCGCGTGGCCAGGCCGGCCGCGGTTCCCAGCCGGCGCGCAACGTCGGCGGAGGCACTGCCAGCCGGCCCACCGCCGAGCAGCAACACCCTTCCAGCGGCCACCCCGTCAGCACGAAGCCAATGCTGCTCGTAGGGTTCGCCCTTCAGTTCCTGCGTGCCGCGCAACGCGACCATTCCCTGCGTCACGTCGTCTGGAAGATCGAGGGTGGCGGGGTCCGTGTCTGCAAAGACGGGAATCACCAACACATCCGCGTCGACCCTGGCGGTGGCTCCGACCACCAGACGCAGCGTGGGCGTGGTGAAGAACTCGTGCGACGGCATGACCACGAATTGTATACCGCGGGTCCGCGGGCCCGGGCACCGCAGCGGGTGCTACGATCCCGGGATATCGGCGGTTTCGAGCAAGGGACAGCGATGACTCGCATGTGGCGGACAGCAATCCTGGTGGGCGCGTGGAGCGTGGCAGCGGCCGCGCAGGCGCCCGTGCAGGAGAAGGACGGCAAGGCGCCGAAAGATGAGGCGCGCCCCGAAATCGGGCTCAAGGTTTCGCCGCTCATCGCGTTCTCGCCAGCCAAGATCGCTGTCCGCGCCGAGCTCAAGGGCGGCGCTCTCGACTATGAGCCCTTCTACTGCAACACCATCATCTGGGACTGGGACGACGGCACCACGTCGGAGAACACGCCCGACTGCCCGCCGTACGAACCGGGCCAGAGCCAGATCCGCCGCTACTACAGCAGCACGCACACCTACCAGACGGCGGGCCGCTACAACGTGCGCTTCCGGATGAAGAAGGGCGATCGCACGGTCGGTGGGAACGCCACGGTGGTCCAGGTGCGGCCGGGCATTCGAGACGCCTCCGAGCCGCCCCAGTAGGTCGCACCCCGTTCGGACGGCGTACCTCCGCCCTAGAGACGCTCCACCGCCATCGCGATCCCCATGCCGCCGCCGATGCACAGCGAGGCGATGCCACGGTGCGCGTCGCGTCGCTGCAGGGCGTGGAGCAACGTGACCAGGATGCGTGCGCCGCTCGCCCCGATGGGATGGCCGAGCGCGATGGCGCCGCCGCAGACATTGACCCGTTCGGGTCCGAGTCCGAGGTCGCGCATCACGGCCAGTCCCTGCACCGCGAACGCCTCGTTCAGTTCGTAGAGATCCACGTCCTTCTCGTCCCATCCCGCCTTCTCGAGCGTCTTGCGCACGGCGGGCACCGGGCCGAGTCCCATGACCATCGGCTCGACGCCGGCGGCGGCGAAGGCCACGATGCGAGCGAGCGGCCGCAGGCCGAGCGCCTCGGCGCGTGCCCCGTCGGCCACCACGAGTGCCGCGGCGCCATCGTTGATGCCGGAGGCGTTGCCTGCCGTGACCGAGCCGGTCTTGCTGAACGCCGGCCGGAGCGCCCCCAACGCATCGACGGTGGTGCCCGCGCGCGGGTACTCGTCGCGCGCGAACGTGACCGGGTCGCCCTTCTTCTGCGGAATCGGCACCGGGACGATCTCGGCGTCGAAATCGCCGGCCGCCATCGACGCCACGGCGCGACGCTGGCTCTCGGCCGCAAACGCGTCCTGTGCGGCTCGATCGATGCCGTATCGCCCGGCGATCTCCTCGGCCGTCATGCCCATGTGGCACGCGCCCAGGGCACAGGTCAGGCCGTCCGCGATCATGCTGTCGGTGATCTCGGCGTGGCCCATGCGAAGTCCCCATCGCGCCTGCCTGAGCAGGTAGGGCGCGTTGCTCATCGACTCGGTGCCGCCGGCAACGACCAACGTCGCATCGCCGGCGCGAATCGCCTGGGCGGCGCTGGCCACGGCCTGCAGTCCCGAACCGCAGACGCGATTGATCGTCATCGCCGGCACTTCGTCGGGACATCCAGCCGTGCGTGCCGCCTGTCGCGCCACGTTCATGCCCGCGCCCGCCTGCAGTACGCACCCCATCAGCACATCGTCGACGGCGCCAGCCGGCACGCCTGCGCGAGCGAGTGCTTCGCGAATCACGACGGCGCCGAGGTCCGCAGCCGACAGGTCCTTGAGTGCGCCGCCAAAGCTGCCGATGGCCGTGCGACATGCCGAGAGGATCACCGCCGTGTTCGCTGAGGACATCAGAAGCGCTCCAGGGGATCGGCGACACTGAACGCGGCGCTCGTCACCGCGCGGACCGCGTCGAGCGTGGTGTCCTCGGCGAGTTCACGCAGCACGAGTCCGTGGGGCGTCACGTCGATCACCGCGAGCTCGGTGACGATGCGATGCACGACGCGCAAGCCGGTGAACGGCAGCGTGCATCGCGGCACGATCTTCGGCTGCCCGTCCCGCGTGGCGTGTTCCATCGCGATGATGACGCGCTTGGCTCCGGCGACGAGATCCATCGCCCCGCCCATGCCCTTCACCATCTTGCCTGGCACCATCCAGTTGGCGAGGTTGCCCTGCTCGTCCACTTCGAGCGCGCCCAGCACCGTGAGGTCGATGTGTCCGCCACGGACCATCGCGAACGACTCGGCGCCGTTGAAGAACGCCGCGCCCGGCAGCGCCGTCACGGTCTCCTTGCCGGCGTTGATCAGGTCGGCATCGACTTCGTCTTCCCGTGGGTACGGGCCCACACCGAGCAGCCCGTTTTCCGAGTGCAGGACGATGTCAATCCCCGGCGGGACGTGGTTGGCCACGAGCGTCGGCAGGCCGATGCCCAGGTTCACGTAATCGCCGTCCTTCAACTCGGCCGCCACGCGGCCGATGATGCGTTCGCGTTTGTCCATGAGTCCCGCTTCGCTGACGGCCTTCGTCATTGGGCCTTCGGCCGTCGGTTCCCTTCATGAGGCATCAGGTCATGACGATGCGTTTTTCGATCCGCTTCTCGTATGGCCCGCCGATGAGAACGTGCGCGACGAAGATGCCGGGCGTGACCACGCTGTCGGCGTCGATGTCGCCTGGCCGCACGAGATGCTCGACCTCCGCGATCGTCACGCGCGCGGCGGTCGCCATGACGGGGTTGAAGTTACGAGCGGTGCGACGATAGACCAGGTTGCCGTGGGTGTCGCCGGTGTGTGCCTTCACGAGTGCGAAGTCGGCGCGCAGCGGTGCCTCGAGCACGTAGTGCACGCCGCCGATCTCGCGTGTTTCCTTGCCGTCGGCGACAATCGTGCCGTACCCGGTCGGGGTGAAGAAACCGCCGATGCCGGCGCCGCCGGCGCGGATCCGTTCCGCGAATGTTCCCTGGGGAATCAGTTCGACCTCGAGCTCCTTCGTGAGGTATTGCCGCTCGAATTCCTTGTTCTCGCCAACGTAGGTCGCGATCATCTTGCGCACCTGCCGGGTCCGAAGCAGCACGCCGATGCCGAAGTCGTCGACGCCCGCGTTGTTGGATATGACGGTCAGGTCGCGCGTACCACGGCGATGGAGCGCGGCGATCAGTGACTCGGGAATACCGCAGAGCCCGAAGCCGCCCATCATGACCGTGGCGCCATCGGGGATGAGGGCGACGGCCGCGTCTGCACTCGCGATCTGCTTGTCCATGCTTATCGAAGTATAGGCTTCGCGAGATGGGTACCGGGTACCGGGTACCGGATGGCAGGACGGAGGATCGAGGACGGAGGACGGAGGACGGAGGACGGAGGACGGAGGATGGAGGACGGAGGATGGAGGATGGAGGATGGAGGATGGAGGATGGAGGATGGAGGATGGAGGACAGCGTACGGGAGGTAGGCCGCTCTCCGAGCCCGGCCCGCTCCCGTCGACCTGACTTGTCCGCCGTAGCCTTTGGCGAAGGTGGAATGTCGACGGCTACGCAAGGCTGAGACAATGCGGCCTCGAGGTGCGTGTCGAGCAAGCTCGACACCTACACTTCTCGAGGTACCGGCCGCCCCGGCCGCCCGCCCTTCGTTCGGCGCTCGGCGCTCTCGGCGACTCCCGACTCCCGATTCCCGATTCCCGATTCCCCTACAGCTCCCGATCGACCGGGATCTTCGCGTCGTATTGCTCCTCGCGATACGGCACGAAGCCCACGCGCTGGTAGTTCCGGATGGCCGCCGGATGATCGAGCGAACAGGTGTGCAGCCAGACGCGATTCGGGCCACTGGCCCACGCTTGCTGCGCTGCTACCGTGAGCAACGCCGGCCCGAGCCGCTGACCGATGAATTCGGGCAACAGGCCGAAGTAGCCGATCTCGACCTCGTGTGCGGTGCGATGCAACTCGAAGTATCCGGCAGGCGTACCGGCCACCGACAGCAGCCAGATCTCGACACCGCCCGACGCGAGGTGTTCCGCGACGCGCGCGTCGTTCCAGTCCCACCGATCGAGCCAGTGCCAGGGACGCCCGACTTCCCGGTACAGGTAGCGATAGAGCGACCCGGGCACGATGTCGAGTCGCTGGACGACAGTGCCGACGTCGGGAAACGCGAAAGGCACGACCTGCGACGACGACCGCATCTCGAGGAACGTGCGCGTCGCCGGCCGATGCAGCAGGCGCGATGCGGACCGCGGCGGACGCTGGCCATCGAAGGCGGATCGCCAGCGACGCCCTTCCTGCAGCAACGGCTGAATCGGCGCGGCGTCTCCAGACAACATCGAGGGCGTCGGCAGCATCGTCCGCAACGTGTCGAGCGCCTGGCCGACGTGCGCGGCGTTGGTGGCAAGGATGTCGAGCCAGAGCGCGGGTGCGCTGCCTGCAAGTCGCGTCGTGTCGGCGAGCCCCGGGCCCGCGAACTGCAGCCCATCGCTCGTGACCGCCTTGCCCGCAACGGCCATCAACGTGCTGCTGACGATCTGGGGCAGATGACTCACGTAAGCCATCACGTGGTCGTGCTCGTCGGCGCCCATCACGACGGGCCGCGCGCCGATGCCGACGACGAGTTGGGTCAGCCGGGCCAGTGCGGCCCCGACCACCGCGGCGGGCACACGGCCGTCGGTGTCCGGCGTCAGGATCCAGGGGCGACCGACGAACAGGCCGGGATCGGCATATGCAAAACCGCTGTGCGTGCTCCCGGCCATCGGATGGCCGCCGACGAACGCGAGCGCCGGATGCCGCCGCGCGTGGGCGACCATCGCGCCCTTGGTGCTGCCAAGGTCGGTCACGACGGTGTGGGCGCCGACGTACGGCGCGAGCGCATCGAGCAACCGCAGGTTCTCCAACACGGGGGCACCGAGCACGACGAGATCCGTCGTTTCCGCCGCCGCCGGTGACGACACCAGCGTGAAGTGATCCTTCACCCGCGGATCGGCGGCCGGATCGAGTACCGTGATCGTGACCTCGGGCCACACTGTGCGGATTCCCAGGCCGAGCGATCCGCCGATGAGGCCACAGCCCACCAGCAGGACCCGCTCGAAGGGCGCCGGCTCGTTCACTGGCCCCAACCGCGCCGCGCCACCGGTTCCTGGCAGATGCTGCGGCCGATGGCCGGCGCGATGATGCGCAACTCCGCCATCAGTCGCTCGAACTGCCCCGGGTACATCGACTGCGCACCGTCGCTCATCGCGTTGTCGGGGTCGCAGTGCACTTCGATCAACAGGCCGTCGGCGCCGGCCGCGACGGCGGCGCGCGCCATTGGCGCCACCTTGTCCCGGCGACCGGTGCCATGGCTCGGGTCGACGACGATCGGCAGGTGACTCAGCTTCTTCACGACCGGGATCGCGGAGATGTCGAGCGTGTTACGGGTGTAGCTCTCGAAGGTCCGGATGCCGCGCTCGCAGAGGATGACGTCCGTGTTGCCGCCGGCCAGCACGTACTCGGCCGAGAGCAGCCATTCCTCGATGGTCGCCGAGATGCCGCGTTTGAGCAGCACCGGCTTGCGGACCTTGCCGAGTTCACGCAGCAGCGTGAAGTTCTGCATGTTGCGCGCGCCGACCTGGTAGATGTCCACGTAGCCGTCCATCAACGCGATCTGGTTCGCGTCCATGACCTCGGAGACGAGCTTGAGATTGTGCGCGTCGGCCCCGGTTCGGAGCATCTTCAGGCCCTCTTCGCCAAGCCCCTGGAAGCTGTACGGCGAACTGCGCGGCTTGAACGCGCCGCCGCGCAGCACCTTCGCTCCGGCCCGCCGCACCGCCGCGGCCGTGCTCAGGACCTGCGCCTCGTTCTCGGCCGAGCACGGGCCGGCCATCACGATGACCTCGTCGCCACCGATCCGGAGATCGCCGATGGTGATGACGGTGTCCTCGCTGCGGAACGTGCGGCTCGCCAGCTTGTAGGGCTCGGTGATTCGCATCACCTCGTGCACCCCGTCGAGCACCTCGAGCAGGCGCGGGTCGTGCTTGCCCTCGCCGCCGACGGCGCCGATGACCGTCCGGAGCGATCCGGTGGAGCGGTGCACATCGAAGCCCATTTGCACCAGTTGGGCCACCACGCGCTGGATCTGTTCCTCGCTCGCGCGTTCCTCCATCACCACAACCATGTCACTGCTCGCTTTCGTATCCAGATCGGCGCGTTCGGAGAACGCGCCCTACCTTCACGCGGTACCCGGTTCCCGGTACCCGGTACCCGGTCACGTGTCCGTTTCCGCTTCTGTCCTGCCCGCGTCGTGCGCCTTCTGCACCTCGCGCTCGAGGCGGCGCGCCTCGTCGATGATCCGTTCGAACAACCGCATCACGGCGCCACCGTCGAGCGGCCCGCCATTGACCCGCCGCACGTGCTCGAGCACGTCGCGCTCGCGACCGGGCTGGTAGATCGGCATGCCCGTTTCGCGCTTGATCTCACCGATCCGCAGCGCGCATCCGGCCCGCTCGTTGAGCAGGACGACGATCTGCTCGTCGAGCGCGTCGATGCGCTCGCGCAGTTCCCGCATCCGCCAGTCCGGGTCGGTCATGCCGACGCTCCCTCGCGCAGCCAGCGCACGAACCCCCTGACCTCGTCGGCCAGCGCGGGCGACTGCCCGTACCTTGCGACCTGCGCCACGAGCGCGCTGCCCACCACGGCCGCATCGGCATACTTGCCGACGTCGCGGATGTGCTCGGGCCGCGACAGGCCGAACCCCAGCGCGATGGGCAGTGTCGCGTCCTGGCGCAGGCGGTCCACGAGCGCTCGCGCGTCTCCAGCCACCTGGTCGCGGGCGCCCGTCACGCCGAGCCGCGAGATCGCGTACAGGAAGCCCTTCCCCAGGTCGTTCGCCTTGCGCACCCGCGCCCCTGTCGTCGTCGGGCTCACCAGGAAGATGGGCGCCAGCCCGCGGCCCACCAGGACGTCGCGCGTCGGCCCCGCTTCCTCGAGCGGCAGGTCCAGCAACAGCACGCCGTCGACGCCGACCTCCGCCGCGCGGGCGGCGAACGCCTCGACACCAAAGCGCACCACGGGGTTCGCGTAACTGAACAACACCAGCGGTGCGGCGACGTCCTTCCGGAGGTCCCCTACCAGATCGAGGACGCCTCGCAGCGTCGCGCCGGCTCGCAGCGCGCGCTCCGACGATCGCTGGATCTCGGGACCGTCGGCCAACGGGTCCGAGAACGGCACGCCGATCTCGATCACGTCGGCTCCGCCCTCGTCGATGGCGCGAATCACGTCGGCCGAACGCTCCAGGGTCGGATCCCCTCCGGACACGAACGCCACGAGCCCCGTGCGCCGCTCCGCCTTCATGCTGGCGAACGCCCCTTCGAGCGGTGTGCTCATGCCTGATCTCCGAGCAGTTCCTGGATGCTCTGCACGTCCTTGTCACCTCGTCCCGACAGATTCACCAGGACCAGGCCGTCCGTGCCCACCTCGCGTGCGACCTGCTCCACCGCCGCGATCGCATGTGCCGATTCGAGCGCGGGCAGGATGCCCTCGAGCCGCCCCAGCCTCGCGAAGGCCGCAAGCGCTTCGGGGTCGGTGGCATACCGGTACTCCGCCCGACCCTGCTGCAGCAGGTCGGCATGCTCGGGGCCGACGGCCGCATAGTCGAGTCCCGCCGACACCGAATGCGTAAGCTCGATGTTGCCATTGGCATCCTGCAGGACGAACGTCCGCGTGCCCTGGAGCACTCCCGGGGTGCCGCCGGCGAACCTCGCCGCGTGCCTGCCGCCCTCGATGCCCTCGCCGCCGGCCTCGACGCCAATCAATCGCACACCGCGATCGGCCACGAACGCGTCGAAGAGGCCCATGGCGTTGCTGCCTCCGCCGACACACGCCAACGCGACATCGGGCAGCCGTCCGTAGGCCGCCAGGCACTGCACGCGCGCTTCCTCACCGATGACCGACTGGAACTCGCGCACCATAACCGGGTACGGGTGGGGGCCGAGTGCCGACCCGAGCAAGTAGTAGGTGTCCTGGACGGTCGCGACCCAGTCGCGCATCGCCTCGTTGATCGCATCCTTGAGCGTTCGTGATCCCGAATCGACGCCGCGCACCTCCGCCCCGAGCATGCGCATGCGGAACACGTTGAGCGCCTGCCGCGCCATGTCGTCCACACCCATGTAGACGACGCACTGCATGCCGAGCAGCGCGCAGACAGTCGCGGTCGCGACGCCGTGCTGCCCCGCGCCGGTCTCGGCGACGATGCGCGACTTGCCCATGCGCCGGGCGAGCAACGCCTGGCCGAGGGCGTTGTTGATCTTGTGCGCGCCGGTGTGCGCAAGGTCTTCACGCTTGAGCAGGATCGTGGCTCCACCGCACGCCTCCGAGAGCCGCCGCGCCTCGTAGAGCGGCGTCGGCCGCCCGACGAACTGTCGCAGCAACTGCTCGAATTCGGCGATGAACGCCTCGTCCTGCCGCACGGCGAAATACGCCTCGGTGAGCGCCTCCATCGGAGCCACCAGCGTCTCGGGCACGAACCGTCCGCCGTACTCGCCGAAGTACCCGCGGGCGTCCGGGTCGCGACGCCCGAATACGGGCCGTCCCGTCCGTTCCTGCGCTGCCATCGTCATCGTCTGTTCCCTGCGTCCCTGTGGGCCGGCCTCGGAGAGCCGGCCCTTCCCTCAGTCGTCATTGTTTCCGTGCCCGCGCGGCATCGGCCGCACGCACTGCCTGCACGAAGGCCCGCACGCGGGCCGCATCCTTGACGCCAGGCGCCTGCTCGACGCCCGAGGCCACATCGACGCCCCAGGGCGCCACCAGCGTGACTGCCTCGCCGACGTTTTCGGGCCTGAGTCCGCCAGCCAGCACCAACGGTCGCGTCGCCGCGATCTCGCGCGCCGCATCCCAGTCCGTCGTGCGTCCCGTGCCACCGATCGTCACCGGGTCATGCGCATCGACGAGGATGGCGGCTCGGGCGGACCTCCACGGACTGGTCGCGTACCGTTCGATCGACAATGCCTTGAGGACCGGACGCGGAAACCGCGCCCACTCCGCGACCGCCTCGTCGCCGTGCAGTTGCACGCCGGAGAGGCCGACGGCATCGGCCACGGTGCGAACGCGATCCGGTGTCTCGTTCACGAACACGCCGACGGTCGATACCAACGGCGGCAGTGCGCGGGTAATCGCCTGCGCTTGCTCGACGCCCACGGCCCTCTTGCTGCCGGTCCAGAAGATCAGCCCGATGGCGTCGGCGCCCGCCTCGACAGCCATCAGCGCATCCTCCACGCTGGTCATCCCGCAGATCTTGATGCGGGTCACGCTTGCGCCTCGAGGGCCGCGCGCGCGTCGCCGATCACCGACGCGAGTGCTTCTCCCGGGTTGGCCTCGGTCATGAAGCGTTCGCCGATGAGGAACGCGCCATATCCAGTTGCGTACAGCGACGCGAGATCCGCACCGGTTCGCAAGCCGCTTTCGGCCACACGCACACGCGCCGGCGCGATGATCGGCGCCACGCGATATGCGGTGTCGATCGATACCTCGAGTGTCTTGAGGTTGCGGTTGTTGACGCCGACGATGGTGGCGCCGGCGTCCATGGCACGATGCGCTTCGTTCTCGTCGTGGACTTCGGTCAGCACATCGATGCCCACCTGCGACGCGAACGCCAGCAGGCGCACGAGAGCCGGTTGATCGAGGGCCGCCACGATCAGGAGCACCGCGGATGCGCCCGCGAGCACGGCCTCGGCGATCTGGTACTCGTCGACGGTGAAATCCTTGCGCAGCAACGGCACGTCCGGATGCGCCGCATGGACGGCCACCAGGTGATCCAGTGCGCCATCGAAGAAGCCGGGCTCGGTCAGGATCGAGATGGCGGCGGCGCCTGCCGTCGCGTACTGACCAGCAATCGCCACCGCGTCGTAGTGTGGGCGCAACACGCCCTTCGAGGGCGATCGACGCTTGCATTCGGCGATGACGCGGATGCCTGGCTGCATCAACGACGCCATGAAGGTGCGCGCTGCGCCAGCGCGGCCCGCGTTGGCCGGGCGGCCGCCTTCGCCAGGGCTTCGGCGCGACTCCGTCGGAGAGCCGGCCCTACCTTCGGCGGGGCTCGGGACGGTAGGGCCCGTTCTCCGAACGCGGCCAGACGGCTCAGCCTGGATCGCAGAACCGGTCCCCCTGCCGACAGCGATCGCGCGTTCGAGGTCCGCGAGGCTTCGCCGCTCGCGCGCCACTTCGACCCGCTTCCGTGCGGCCGCGATGATCGAGTCGAGCACGGACGGCACCACGGGCACGCTCACGCGTCCACCTCCGGGCCATGCGACACGCGCACGAGATGCGCCAGGACCTGCGACGCGCGGCCACTGTCGATGGCCTCGGCGGCCATCGTCACGCCGTGCTGCACCGTGGGGACTCGACCCGCGACGAGGAGCCCGGCGCCGGCGTTGAGCAGCACCACGTCGCGCACCGGGCCGGCTTCTCCATCCAGC includes:
- the trpB gene encoding tryptophan synthase subunit beta; translation: MAAQERTGRPVFGRRDPDARGYFGEYGGRFVPETLVAPMEALTEAYFAVRQDEAFIAEFEQLLRQFVGRPTPLYEARRLSEACGGATILLKREDLAHTGAHKINNALGQALLARRMGKSRIVAETGAGQHGVATATVCALLGMQCVVYMGVDDMARQALNVFRMRMLGAEVRGVDSGSRTLKDAINEAMRDWVATVQDTYYLLGSALGPHPYPVMVREFQSVIGEEARVQCLAAYGRLPDVALACVGGGSNAMGLFDAFVADRGVRLIGVEAGGEGIEGGRHAARFAGGTPGVLQGTRTFVLQDANGNIELTHSVSAGLDYAAVGPEHADLLQQGRAEYRYATDPEALAAFARLGRLEGILPALESAHAIAAVEQVAREVGTDGLVLVNLSGRGDKDVQSIQELLGDQA
- a CDS encoding phosphoribosylanthranilate isomerase → MTRIKICGMTSVEDALMAVEAGADAIGLIFWTGSKRAVGVEQAQAITRALPPLVSTVGVFVNETPDRVRTVADAVGLSGVQLHGDEAVAEWARFPRPVLKALSIERYATSPWRSARAAILVDAHDPVTIGGTGRTTDWDAAREIAATRPLVLAGGLRPENVGEAVTLVAPWGVDVASGVEQAPGVKDAARVRAFVQAVRAADAARARKQ
- a CDS encoding indole-3-glycerol phosphate synthase TrpC, whose protein sequence is MSVPVVPSVLDSIIAAARKRVEVARERRSLADLERAIAVGRGTGSAIQAEPSGRVRRTGPTVPSPAEGRAGSPTESRRSPGEGGRPANAGRAGAARTFMASLMQPGIRVIAECKRRSPSKGVLRPHYDAVAIAGQYATAGAAAISILTEPGFFDGALDHLVAVHAAHPDVPLLRKDFTVDEYQIAEAVLAGASAVLLIVAALDQPALVRLLAFASQVGIDVLTEVHDENEAHRAMDAGATIVGVNNRNLKTLEVSIDTAYRVAPIIAPARVRVAESGLRTGADLASLYATGYGAFLIGERFMTEANPGEALASVIGDARAALEAQA